In the genome of Entelurus aequoreus isolate RoL-2023_Sb linkage group LG15, RoL_Eaeq_v1.1, whole genome shotgun sequence, one region contains:
- the si:ch211-230g15.5 gene encoding polyhomeotic-like protein 3 isoform X1: MDKELVGPSQSEHGPAFDPSNPPAPTPPRLTPNPMLLDSPVPSQTPVTSSPPPPLTPAPSLSVPKMVAARTSSPHVLVPAPPKLTSTAGAPLRTYARPILPAASKTTLSCPFPASGDVTSSSTTSSSTVTTLSTKTSTTLTNGDTRTVSTPTSNTITPFHTPASPPGRQASQPLPVSSAGIVRTNQSASAVRQRASQQALLLGKGLKGSGQDQVLLRAQMLILTSAMRPGPSSSSSSSSAPSANPASAQLQSLTLRPPPPGALAIPPSLCLKPPSSLLPPLSRPQTALFPPLRPRPPASTTTTESSATPGRHLAVPPPTLYSPVRAVPLRPRLHSVKAASPRVPSPLQTMTASSRASPVGFKSCSAPQSKMGANQSQLSSLPASFESSPSASRQLQIIAFSSARQPPSFPQTSAVVASPEPSSQSKRTLSGHKALSLPQSPSSPPRLQPQTLSPKGGGAKESDGQPGGFKEGSVTENDQRDKGEEEGDKMEAGKEQEGDKMDVAEEGPRKMEVREEGETSSFVNQTSETVKDSEAEPETIADPVSEPLPVQNQSPALPRDLQNPSQEDISENMSDNHSALSSLSSQSPPSSPFIGTSSEAPPQPVNLSQSKHGASNGKQSVGGTQLQPEPRDQSEEAQVGGAWKPRAWPEGCQVLTHLVEGFVIQEGLQPFPVNRSSLLLPQKTAQPQEVNGTNGKAALPVTESSEAVAHSSESDEEAGDMEDAATRSGHRDRAVLHCQFCGKRGHAHNFMRSKRFCSTSCARGFNVRLTKRLRALSTGSRTERPRPVLNRSESVPGKPLLLRLPRDLWSAGRREREGKEDKVIAAQEVEQEDDEEEEQEEEMEVGGEEEEEEDDEEEEEPPVAMTTRIENQGSGRSSSAVTTPTSTFEPTPCQWSVEEVTNFIRTLPGCGEVADAFRLQEIDGQALLLLTEDHLMTSMNIKLGPALKICAHINALKNQ, encoded by the exons ATGGACAAGGAGCTGGTCGGTCCCAGCCAATCAGAACATGGACCTGCTTTCGACCCGTCCAACCCGCCGGCGCCCACCCCCCCACGCCTCACGCCCAACCCCATGCTGCTGGACTCCCCGGTGCCCTCGCAGACGCCCGTCACCTCCTCGCCGCCTCCCCCTCTCACCCCGGCGCCGTCCCTCTCCGTGCCCAAGATGGTGGCGGCCAGGACTTCCTCCCCGCACGTCCTCGTCCCCGCGCCGCCCAAACTGACCTCCACGGCGGGCGCCCCCCTCCGCACCTACGCTCGGCCCATCCTTCCCGCCGCCTCGAAAACAACTTTGTCGTGTCCCTTTCCCGCCTCTGGTGATGTCACTTCTTCTTCTACCACTTCCTCTTCAACAGTGACCACCTTGTCAACAAAGACTTCCACCACGCTGACCAATGGGGACACCAGGACCGTTTCCACGCCGACCTCCAACACAATCACACCCTTCCACACTCCGGCCAGTCCACCTGGGAGACAG GCGTCGCAGCCTCTTCCCGTGAGCTCCGCCGGCATCGTGCGAACCAATCAGAGCGCCAGCGCTGTCAGGCAGAGGGCGTCCCAGCAGGCCTTGCTCCTGGGGAAAGGTCTCAAGGGGTCTGGACAAGACCAGGTGCTGCTACGAGCTCAGATG CTCATTCTCACATCCGCAATGCGACCTggtccttcctcctcctcctcttcgtcCTCCGCTCCCTCCGCTAACCCCGCCTCAGCTCAG CTGCAGAGTCTCACCTTGAGGCCGCCGCCCCCGGGGGCCCTCGCCATCCCGCCCTCTCTTTGTCTCAAGCCACCCTCCTCGTTGTTGCCTCCCCTTTCCAGGCCTCAAACGGCGCTCTTTCCACCTCTGCGGCCGCGACCGCCAGCCAGCACCACGACGACGGAGAGCTCGGCCACGCCGGGTCGCCACCTGGCCGTGCCCCCTCCAA CGCTCTACTCTCCAGTTCGAGCCGTCCCTCTCCGACCGAGACTTCATTCCGTAAAAGCGGCGTCCCCGAGGGTCCCCTCACCTCTTCAGACGATGACCGCGTCCTCCCGGGCTTCCCCCGTCGGGTTCAAGAGCTGCTCTGCACCCCAAAGCAAGATGGGCGCCAACCAATCCCAGCTCAGTAGCCTCCCCGCCTCCTTCGAGTCGTCGCCGTCCGCATCCAGGCAGCTCCAAATCATCGCTTTCTCTTCAGCTCGCCAACCGCCGTCTTTCCCCCAAACGTCTGCGGTGGTGGCGTCGCCCGAGCCTAGCAGCCAATCAAAGAGGACTTTGAGCGGACACAAAGCGCTTTCCCTTCCTCAAAGCCCCTCGTCGCCTCCCCGCCTGCAGCCACAGACCCTGAGCCCAAAAGGGGGCGGGGCCAAGGAGAGCGACGGGCAGCCAGGAGGATTCAAAGAAGGAAGCGTGACTGAAAATGACCAAAGAGACAAAggtgaggaggaaggagacaagaTGGAGGCGGGAAAGGAGCAGGAAGGGGACAAGATGGACGTGGCTGAGGAAGGTCCGAGGAAGATGGAGGTGCGAGAGGAAGGAGAGACCTCTTCATTTGTCAATCAAACATCAGAAACGGTCAAAGACTCCGAGGCAGAACCAGAAACCATCGCAGATCCGGTTTCAGAGCCACTTCCAGTCCAGAATCAGTCTCCAGCCCTTCCTCGAGACCTCCAGAACCCGAGCCAAGAGGACATCAGTGAGAACATGTCCGACAACCATTCAG CGCTGTCCAGCCTGTCCTCACAGTCTCCGCCCTCCTCGCCGTTCATTGGCACTTCCTCGGAGGCCCCGCCCCAGCCGGTCAACCTCAGCCAATCAAAGCACGGGGCCAGCAACGGGAAGCAATCAGTCGGCGGAACGCAGCTCCAACCTGAGCCTCGTGACCAATCGGAAGAGGCGCAAGTGGGCGGGGCCTGGAAGCCGAGGGCGTGGCCTGAAGGTTGTCAGGTCTTGACCCACCTGGTGGAGGGATTTGTCATCCAGGAGGGGCTCCAACCTTTTCCT GTAAACCGCTCTTCACTGCTGCTCCCTCAGAAGACCGCCCAGCCCCAGGAAGTAAACGGGACCAACGGCAAGGCGGCGCTGCCTGTGACGGAGTCCTCGGAAGCAGTGGCGCACTCCAGTGAGTCGGACGAGGAGGCAGGAGACATGGAGGACGCCGCGACGC GATCTGGCCACCGGGACCGGGCCGTGCTCCACTGCCAGTTCTGCGGCAAGAGAGGCCACGCCCACAACTTCATGCGGTCCAAGCGCTTCTGCTCCACTTCCTGTGCTCGAGG GTTCAACGTCCGCTTGACGAAGCGTTTGCGGGCACTGAGCACAGGAAGCCGCACGGAGAGGCCCCGCCCAGTCCTGAACAGGTCGGAGTCAGTCCCTGGGAAACCTCTCTTACTGCGACTG CCTCGTGATCTGTGGAGCGCTGGGCGCCGTGAAAGGGAGGGCAAGGAAGACAAAGTTATAGCAGCCCAGGAGGTGGAGCAGGAGGATGACGAGGAGGAAGAGCAGGAGGAGGAGATGGAGGTAGGAggggaagaagaggaggaagaggatgaTGAAGAAGAGGAGGAACCACCAGTCGCCATGACCACCAGGATAGAGAATCAGGGGTCGGGGAGAAGCAGTTCCGCCGTGACCACGCCGACAAGCACCTTTGAGCCCACCCCTTGCCAGTGGAGTGTGGAGGAAGTAACAAACTTTATTCGCACGTTGCCAG GCTGCGGTGAGGTGGCCGACGCCTTCAGGCTGCAGGAGATCGACGGCCAAGCTCTGCTGCTGCTGACCGAGGACCACCTCATGACCAGCATGAACATCAAGCTGGGGCCCGCGCTCAAGATCTGCGCTCACATCAACGCGCTGAAGAACCAGTGA
- the si:ch211-230g15.5 gene encoding polyhomeotic-like protein 3 isoform X2, which produces MDKELVGPSQSEHGPAFDPSNPPAPTPPRLTPNPMLLDSPVPSQTPVTSSPPPPLTPAPSLSVPKMVAARTSSPHVLVPAPPKLTSTAGAPLRTYARPILPAASKTTLSCPFPASGDVTSSSTTSSSTVTTLSTKTSTTLTNGDTRTVSTPTSNTITPFHTPASPPGRQASQPLPVSSAGIVRTNQSASAVRQRASQQALLLGKGLKGSGQDQVLLRAQMLILTSAMRPGPSSSSSSSSAPSANPASAQLQSLTLRPPPPGALAIPPSLCLKPPSSLLPPLSRPQTALFPPLRPRPPASTTTTESSATPGRHLAVPPPTLYSPVRAVPLRPRLHSVKAASPRVPSPLQTMTASSRASPVGFKSCSAPQSKMGANQSQLSSLPASFESSPSASRQLQIIAFSSARQPPSFPQTSAVVASPEPSSQSKRTLSGHKALSLPQSPSSPPRLQPQTLSPKGGGAKESDGQPGGFKEGSVTENDQRDKGEEEGDKMEAGKEQEGDKMDVAEEGPRKMEVREEGETSSFVNQTSETVKDSEAEPETIADPVSEPLPVQNQSPALPRDLQNPSQEDISENMSDNHSALSSLSSQSPPSSPFIGTSSEAPPQPVNLSQSKHGASNGKQSVGGTQLQPEPRDQSEEAQVGGAWKPRAWPEGCQVLTHLVEGFVIQEGLQPFPKTAQPQEVNGTNGKAALPVTESSEAVAHSSESDEEAGDMEDAATRSGHRDRAVLHCQFCGKRGHAHNFMRSKRFCSTSCARGFNVRLTKRLRALSTGSRTERPRPVLNRSESVPGKPLLLRLPRDLWSAGRREREGKEDKVIAAQEVEQEDDEEEEQEEEMEVGGEEEEEEDDEEEEEPPVAMTTRIENQGSGRSSSAVTTPTSTFEPTPCQWSVEEVTNFIRTLPGCGEVADAFRLQEIDGQALLLLTEDHLMTSMNIKLGPALKICAHINALKNQ; this is translated from the exons ATGGACAAGGAGCTGGTCGGTCCCAGCCAATCAGAACATGGACCTGCTTTCGACCCGTCCAACCCGCCGGCGCCCACCCCCCCACGCCTCACGCCCAACCCCATGCTGCTGGACTCCCCGGTGCCCTCGCAGACGCCCGTCACCTCCTCGCCGCCTCCCCCTCTCACCCCGGCGCCGTCCCTCTCCGTGCCCAAGATGGTGGCGGCCAGGACTTCCTCCCCGCACGTCCTCGTCCCCGCGCCGCCCAAACTGACCTCCACGGCGGGCGCCCCCCTCCGCACCTACGCTCGGCCCATCCTTCCCGCCGCCTCGAAAACAACTTTGTCGTGTCCCTTTCCCGCCTCTGGTGATGTCACTTCTTCTTCTACCACTTCCTCTTCAACAGTGACCACCTTGTCAACAAAGACTTCCACCACGCTGACCAATGGGGACACCAGGACCGTTTCCACGCCGACCTCCAACACAATCACACCCTTCCACACTCCGGCCAGTCCACCTGGGAGACAG GCGTCGCAGCCTCTTCCCGTGAGCTCCGCCGGCATCGTGCGAACCAATCAGAGCGCCAGCGCTGTCAGGCAGAGGGCGTCCCAGCAGGCCTTGCTCCTGGGGAAAGGTCTCAAGGGGTCTGGACAAGACCAGGTGCTGCTACGAGCTCAGATG CTCATTCTCACATCCGCAATGCGACCTggtccttcctcctcctcctcttcgtcCTCCGCTCCCTCCGCTAACCCCGCCTCAGCTCAG CTGCAGAGTCTCACCTTGAGGCCGCCGCCCCCGGGGGCCCTCGCCATCCCGCCCTCTCTTTGTCTCAAGCCACCCTCCTCGTTGTTGCCTCCCCTTTCCAGGCCTCAAACGGCGCTCTTTCCACCTCTGCGGCCGCGACCGCCAGCCAGCACCACGACGACGGAGAGCTCGGCCACGCCGGGTCGCCACCTGGCCGTGCCCCCTCCAA CGCTCTACTCTCCAGTTCGAGCCGTCCCTCTCCGACCGAGACTTCATTCCGTAAAAGCGGCGTCCCCGAGGGTCCCCTCACCTCTTCAGACGATGACCGCGTCCTCCCGGGCTTCCCCCGTCGGGTTCAAGAGCTGCTCTGCACCCCAAAGCAAGATGGGCGCCAACCAATCCCAGCTCAGTAGCCTCCCCGCCTCCTTCGAGTCGTCGCCGTCCGCATCCAGGCAGCTCCAAATCATCGCTTTCTCTTCAGCTCGCCAACCGCCGTCTTTCCCCCAAACGTCTGCGGTGGTGGCGTCGCCCGAGCCTAGCAGCCAATCAAAGAGGACTTTGAGCGGACACAAAGCGCTTTCCCTTCCTCAAAGCCCCTCGTCGCCTCCCCGCCTGCAGCCACAGACCCTGAGCCCAAAAGGGGGCGGGGCCAAGGAGAGCGACGGGCAGCCAGGAGGATTCAAAGAAGGAAGCGTGACTGAAAATGACCAAAGAGACAAAggtgaggaggaaggagacaagaTGGAGGCGGGAAAGGAGCAGGAAGGGGACAAGATGGACGTGGCTGAGGAAGGTCCGAGGAAGATGGAGGTGCGAGAGGAAGGAGAGACCTCTTCATTTGTCAATCAAACATCAGAAACGGTCAAAGACTCCGAGGCAGAACCAGAAACCATCGCAGATCCGGTTTCAGAGCCACTTCCAGTCCAGAATCAGTCTCCAGCCCTTCCTCGAGACCTCCAGAACCCGAGCCAAGAGGACATCAGTGAGAACATGTCCGACAACCATTCAG CGCTGTCCAGCCTGTCCTCACAGTCTCCGCCCTCCTCGCCGTTCATTGGCACTTCCTCGGAGGCCCCGCCCCAGCCGGTCAACCTCAGCCAATCAAAGCACGGGGCCAGCAACGGGAAGCAATCAGTCGGCGGAACGCAGCTCCAACCTGAGCCTCGTGACCAATCGGAAGAGGCGCAAGTGGGCGGGGCCTGGAAGCCGAGGGCGTGGCCTGAAGGTTGTCAGGTCTTGACCCACCTGGTGGAGGGATTTGTCATCCAGGAGGGGCTCCAACCTTTTCCT AAGACCGCCCAGCCCCAGGAAGTAAACGGGACCAACGGCAAGGCGGCGCTGCCTGTGACGGAGTCCTCGGAAGCAGTGGCGCACTCCAGTGAGTCGGACGAGGAGGCAGGAGACATGGAGGACGCCGCGACGC GATCTGGCCACCGGGACCGGGCCGTGCTCCACTGCCAGTTCTGCGGCAAGAGAGGCCACGCCCACAACTTCATGCGGTCCAAGCGCTTCTGCTCCACTTCCTGTGCTCGAGG GTTCAACGTCCGCTTGACGAAGCGTTTGCGGGCACTGAGCACAGGAAGCCGCACGGAGAGGCCCCGCCCAGTCCTGAACAGGTCGGAGTCAGTCCCTGGGAAACCTCTCTTACTGCGACTG CCTCGTGATCTGTGGAGCGCTGGGCGCCGTGAAAGGGAGGGCAAGGAAGACAAAGTTATAGCAGCCCAGGAGGTGGAGCAGGAGGATGACGAGGAGGAAGAGCAGGAGGAGGAGATGGAGGTAGGAggggaagaagaggaggaagaggatgaTGAAGAAGAGGAGGAACCACCAGTCGCCATGACCACCAGGATAGAGAATCAGGGGTCGGGGAGAAGCAGTTCCGCCGTGACCACGCCGACAAGCACCTTTGAGCCCACCCCTTGCCAGTGGAGTGTGGAGGAAGTAACAAACTTTATTCGCACGTTGCCAG GCTGCGGTGAGGTGGCCGACGCCTTCAGGCTGCAGGAGATCGACGGCCAAGCTCTGCTGCTGCTGACCGAGGACCACCTCATGACCAGCATGAACATCAAGCTGGGGCCCGCGCTCAAGATCTGCGCTCACATCAACGCGCTGAAGAACCAGTGA